The Paraburkholderia sabiae nucleotide sequence ATCTTCTCGATGATTTCGCTCGATTACGACGACACGATTATGGCGGCGGCAGCATGCAAGCTGAAGCAATCCTGAACGACATCATGACCCGCTACAAGGGCAGCTATATCGTCGCCGTCGAGGGCAATCCGCCACTGAACGTGATTGGGTCGATGTGGTGTCAGCGCTGCGGGCCGATACGAAGCGCACCTCGGAGCTGCGCAAAGCATCTCCGACTGGCCGCTGTCGTCACCCGGCTATTTCCGTGATCTGCAGTCGCGACTGAAGCGCTTTATCGAGTCTGGCCAGCTTGGCCCGTTCCGCAATGGTTACTGGGGCCATCCGGCGTACAGGCTACCGCCGGAGGCTAATCTGATGGCGGTTGCGCACTACCTCGAAGCACTCGACTTCCAGAAGGACATCGTCAAGGTCCATACTGTGTTCGGAGGAAAGAACCCTCACCCGAACGGGCTTGTCGGGAGCATGCCCTGTGCGATCAACATTGACGACGTGGGGGCAGTAGGCGCAATCAACATGGACCGTCTGAATCTCGTTTCTCGAATCATCGATGAGACGATCAAGTTCTGCGATCAGGTGTATCTTCCGGATGTGATCGCAATCGCCAGTTTCTACAAGGACTGGGGTTTCATCGGTGGCGGATTGTCCTCGCAATCTGTGTTGTCCTACGGCGACTTCCCCGACCACGCAAACGACTACAGTGCCCAAAGTCTGCTTGCGCCGCGCGGCGCGGTGATCAACGGCAACTTCAACGAGATCCACGATGTGGACGTCTGCGACCCCGATGAAATCCAAGAGTTCGTCGCGCACTCTTGGTACCGCTATCCCGAGGGTACGCACGGCCTGCACCCGTATGACGGCCAGACCGAACCGCGCTTCGAGCTCGGCCAGGCTACCTAGGGAAGTAAAACGAGGATCGAGCAGATTGACGAGTCGGGCAGGTACTCATGGATCAAGGCGCCGCGCTGGCGTGGTCACCCAATGGAGGTCGGTCCGCTTGCGCGTTACCTGATCGGCTATCATCAGAACCGCACGGACATCCGCGAGCCGGTCGATGCCCTCCTCGGGCGGCTCGACGTGCCACTTGCCGTGCTGAATTCGACGCTCGGCCGCACCGTGACGCGTGCGCTCGAAGGTCAGTGGGCCATGGGCCACCATTGCGCGTCGCGAAATTGTTGCCGTCAAGGGGCTCAACAGCTTCCAGTTGATATGCGACGCGATGAATCCGGCCGCCGTCGCCTTGGCCGCTGGTTTGACGCCATCGCGGGACTGGCGGGCATCTACCCGACGCGGCACCATGAAGGCGAAGCGGTAATGAAGCTCGAAGCACTCTCGAGTCCAGCTACTTCGGGTTCGGACGGCTGGCACATCGACGGCCCGAACCTCAACCTGCTGCTGGCACGCCGGCTCGCCGCCCTCCGCGATCCCGTCGAAATTGCCCGTAACTGGCATGCAACGCTCGCCACAGCGCTTGCCGACTGGCTGCGCCACGCGATGCGCGCCACCGACATCGATACGATCGCCGTCTGCGGTGGCTGCCGCGCGAATCTCGCGCGGATGTCCGGCTTGCGAGATGCGCTGCGCGACGTGCGCTGCACTCTGCTGCAGGCCCGTAGCCGCCGCGCGACGATGCACTCAGCTCCGGCCAGGCGTGGACCGCAATCCAGCAATTACAGTCCCCTACTGTCCTGACACCGGAGGACGGTCCGAAATGAAAGGAGTTCGATCATGTGCCTAGCCATTCCCGTCGAAGTCGTCGCACTGCAGCCTGGCGAACGGGCTCGTGTCAGCGTCGACGGCGTAACACGCGAGATCTCGCTCGCGCTCGTCGAGAACGTCACGCCCGGCGACTTCGTACTGCTGCATGTCGGCTACGCAATCCGGCACGCTTAACCGGGCCGAGGCCCACGCAACGCTGGCGCAGCTCGCGGCGCTCGCCGCTTCGTGTGACGCTGACTCAGCAGCGAGCGACGCATCCGGAGGAAACCCAGCGTGAAATACATCGACGATTTTCGCAATAGCGCCCTCGCGCGTCAGATCGCGAGGCGTATTCATGCCGCCGTTGAGCCGGAACGACGCTATCGCCTGATGGAATTCTGTGGCGGCCAAAGCACGCTATCGCGCGATATGGCTTAACGGCGTTGTTGCCGCCCTGCGTCGAGCTGATCCACGGCCCCGGCTGTCCAGTGTGTGTCTTGCCGGTCGGGCGTATCGACAGCGCGATAGAGCTTGCGCTCGAGCATCGCGTCACGCTTTGCACGTATGGCGACACGCTACGCGTGCCCGCGTCGCGTCAGATGACGCCTATACAAGGCGCGTGCCGCAGGCGCCGACGTGCGCGTCGTCTATTCAAGCGCCGACGCGTTGGCATTCTCTCGCGCGAGATCTGACCGGTAGGTTGTGTTCTTCAGCATTGGCTTCGAGACGACCACGCCCCCCACTGCTGTCGCGCTGCTAACCGCGCGGGCCGACCGGCAGGACAACTTCAGCGTGCTAAACAACCACGTGCTCA carries:
- a CDS encoding Kae1-like domain-containing protein, coding for MRRDESGRRRLGRWFDAIAGLAGIYPTRHHEGEAVMKLEALSSPATSGSDGWHIDGPNLNLLLARRLAALRDPVEIARNWHATLATALADWLRHAMRATDIDTIAVCGGCRANLARMSGLRDALRDVRCTLLQARSRRATMHSAPARRGPQSSNYSPLLS
- a CDS encoding HypC/HybG/HupF family hydrogenase formation chaperone, with the protein product MCLAIPVEVVALQPGERARVSVDGVTREISLALVENVTPGDFVLLHVGYAIRHA